ATGGCAGGCTAGATAACCTGCTTCTGAAGAGAGAAGCCACAGGAGCTAACCACTCACAAACAGGAAGTGGAGAAGGCTGAGAGGCCCACCCTTCAGGGAACCAGTGTTGAGGCAGGAGTGCCACAGAGGAGGGAAATTGATCCCCCAGCACTGAGAAACCAGGTAAAGCCAgtcacaaggaaaagaaaatcaagagtcAGTAGTCAGAAGTGCCTCAACCAAGTCCCCAGCAGAGGTCATCTCAGCACCTGGAGGATCCTCAGTATTACCTCAGTGTCACCTCAGTGCCTTGGGAGCATGAGGCTCTCTTCCTGTTGGGCCAGGGGAATGGACAGGCTGTCTCctggtctctgcctcctctgtccgacacacacacacacacacacacacacacacacacacacacacacacacacacacacggctcgtTCTAGGAAGCTGTTTTGTAGGACTTTGGCTCAGCTGCTCTGAGAGCATAGGACAGGGGATTCAAGCAGCAAACCGGCCCCTTAGGAAGCCAAGTTGCaagcacagagagaaacagaaggcaggCTGAGGTGAGGGCCAAGTGCAGGGTTCTTTCCACAGTGTCTGGGAAGAAGCAGAAAGTCTGGGTAAGAAGGGAGGGTGTGCTTGTGGAAGGGAGAAAGGCACCCTCACCACAGCTGTGGGAGTGATTACGAAACCAGAAGCATTCTCCTCTGGGATCTCCTAGGGACACTGGCAAGAAAAGGAAAGTTCTCTCTACACATGGGTGCAAGGCCTAATGTGCATAGCTGTTCCAGCTCCCGGTTAAAcaatattttcctctctctctctctctctctctctctctctctctctctctctctctctctctctttctctctctctctctccacgccctggtgtgtgtgtgtgccatgcccatgtgtgtctgtgtgtctgtgtgtctctgtgtgtgtgtgtgtgtgtgtgtgtgtgcgcgcgcgcgcgcgcgcgcacgtgtagGATCCAGCCTAGGTTCCACACATCTACCTCTCCATGCCATAAGGGAGTCCAGGACACACACTGTGAATGTGAAGAGCATGCTTGGTATGCATCTCATTTGATCACACTGACACAGGAAAGCAAACAAGGAGaagggttgggggggaggggtgcctGCTACCATCTGTCAATCAACCTAGGACAGCCAAGAGCACAAAATGGAGGGACAAGATTCTTAGAGCTTTTACGGTGTAACTTTGGGCCTGTTACTGAATCTGCCCTGAGCCCCTGTCCTGCCTGTTTCTTTGACTATAGAATGGAGGAGTTGATCAAAGGACCTGTTTTTACTCTGGAGTATCCCCAAGGACAAAGGTCCAAAGCCCTCAATGGTAGAAGGAAGCAATTTTACCATGTTCTAAGCCTGCCAAGCCACAGGGCGGCTGTACCTCTTCCCAGATGGACGTACAGTAGACAGGCTGAAGACCAGAGAGGGCTCAGGTGGCAGAAGGGCTCTCTAGCTCTTCTGTCAACCTCCTGCCCTCCCCGGGATTCCTCATGCCCCAGACACAGCTGGAAATACAAGATAAGGAGTGGGAAGAGGAGACCATCATGTGCAGGAGCTAGCCTGGGTTCCCCGTAGTGCCGTAGGAGGGTCCCGCAGGGTACCCAGTAAACAGGAGGAGCACATTTGGTCTGCATCTTATTTGATCGTGCTGACCCAGTAAAGCAAATGTCACTATCCCCATTTCGAATTGAGGAACCGGAATCTCGCGGCCAGGTTAAGTTTCTTTTTCCCAAATGTTAGCGCACAGTCTGCACCTCGTTTTTCTGTTTCCCCAAAGAAGTCAACTCTACTTGTCTCCAAAGTAGCAGTTCTCCCATGAAGACCTGTCTGTCCCCCAAATCCCAGTCTAAGCAAGGAGCTGGAAAAGTTATGGGAGGGCTCAGGGCGCACTGCCCTGTCCCAGGCTTATGAGTAGGGACAGTGGAAGTGACTAAGTGGGTCACCAAGTGGTCTACAAAACCTGCCCAGCCGTCTTCAGCAGTCAGGTGGGGGAGGGTTAGCCACCAAGCCTAAAGGGTGCCCAGGAGCCGAGCAGAGCTAACAGCAACAGCCCCAGCAGTTCACAGCACTGAGCCGTTAAAAGTGACTCAACCAGAAAGTGCGTTTGAAGTGACGCCCACTGGGCCCCACAGCCAAACCTCAAAAAGACGAAGTGAGAGAGACAGGCCTGTGGGGGCTGGGCTGGAGGTGGAGGCCCAGCCTGGAGCTGGCCTAGCCAAATAAGGGCAAATGTTCTCCATGTAGACCAATGGAGCATGAGCGTCAGCGTCATGGGGCTGTGGTTCCAAGAGGGGGAGGTGAGAAGCTGGGGACAAATGGAGGTGGGAGTTGACAGCAGGGGATCCAAGCCCTCCTCCTCTGAGGACCGGTCTGAGGGTTATAGTGAACATCACTGGGTATTGAGGGCCTGACTCCTCAATGAAAGGGACCTTGATGGTGAGGATGCCTGATGCAGACTTACAACTACACACTCCCCGGGCCCCAGTGGCATGTCGGGGTTCCAGGAGGCAAAAGAAACACAAGGAGGACTGCCCTCCTCTACCCCTGACCCAGTTGCTGCCCCCAGAATGGCCGTAAGCACGTGATGATGGGCAAAGGGAAACACTAACTCAGTGTGCTGCTCAGTGTGTTCTCATCTGTGAGAAGGGGATACTAATGCCTTCAGAGACCCTCACTGAGGCCCTGATGTAGTTTTGAACCTGGAAATTGCCACATATGAAAGTCTACTAGCTATGAAGGAACCACAGGCCACCGGCAGTTTCCCACCATGATTCTTGCCTCCAGTTGCCAGGAAAAGATCCTTTTGCAAGGACATCGGTTCAATTCCGGCTCTAGTACCTCTAAGGGGATAGGAGAGGTGATTACTTTCTCCTTCGGTAGGAGAGACTGATAATTGCCTAATCCAGGGACATGCCTGCTTCCACTACCTCACCTAGCCCAGCAGAAGCCTGGATTCTAGGTCATGCCCCACCTCTCAGTCTGAGACCCGCCctccatccttctgcttctctagGGGGCAGGGCTGAGGAAGTGAGTCTTTGTAGCTGCCCAGAGAAAGTGCCACAGCTGCCTTTACGGGGTGGGGAAGCTGCCAGGTTGTCTCTGGGCTTTCCCATCATTCTGTTGTCTCAGGTCATCCAGTTCCTGCCAGGTCCAGAGTTCCAGAGAAAACTAGGTTGTTACTGGCACCCTCTCCTTCCCAGAGCTCTTTCCCCTCCCAAGTTCTGTTTTCCCTTCACACTTTTGCTATTTAATCCCAAGACAACAATCAACAGTTACTACACCATCCCATTACCAGCACCACGAGTGCCATCATCCTTTTCTGGCTAATGGCTCttacagggttttgttttgtttgtttgttttttcccaaaggaaaaaaaaatcaagggtgGCAGATGCTGGGtttggggagaaggaaggagaaacaccTTTTGGAAAGCAACCAGAGGCCCTGCCTTGGTGTCTGAAGCTCTTCCGTCTGTGTTTGCTCAGTCTGCCGGGAGAAGGTACACCTACAGAAATAACACGCGGAGCTCTGGAAATGGGCCTGCTAGCTCCCTAACTTACAGGCACAGGCACCTGTCAACCATGGGATGAAGCCTGAGAGAAGCTCTGCGGGTCTCAAGTCCTCTGTATCATGCTGCCTGTCCTCGCCCCAAAGGGCCGGTCGAGATGGAGCACCAGAACACAATGGGACAATCATTTTCATCTTAACCATCAAGATCTCAACATGCTGATGTCAACAGCACAGGGCAGCATGGTGTGCCCTTGGTTCCTGTTCCTGGGACGTACACAAAGTATGGCAACACCCTGAAGCAAAACCTCTGAGGACAAACCACACAGCCATGGTTCCCGGGAGTCAGGCTGATATGGTCTGGTCCTGTCACTCATAAGGTGGAGGCCTTAATTAATATTCCACTGTCCCCAATATTCTGTCTGCCTTCAGCTGTACAgcctcagcagttcagagctTACCCTCCCACTGATGGAGGTCTCTGCACCCAACCAAAGACCCAGGCAAGCAGCCATGTGCTTTTCTTGATCTAAGCCTTACTCATTCACCTGCCACACAACAGTATGTACCAAATGTAGCTGTCTGTTCCTTCGGCTCAAACAAAACTAGAAGGGAGACAGCCATGAATGAATGACAGACGCGACAGCTGACAGGCTGTGAATCCAAGAGGTAGAAAAATAATTAGTCCTGAAAGCCATTTTACCACAGGATACAATTATGGGGACTCATAACAATGATTCTGAGCTAAGTAGAGGTTCTTGTGTGCAGATGGCAAAGTACAAAGTAcacaatacattaaaaaataggACTAGgcctattttgttgttgttgttgttgtttttttttttttttttttttttcgagacagggtttctctgtgtagccctggttgtcctggaactcactctgtagaccaggctggcctcaaactcagaaatccgcctgcctctgcctcccaagtgctgggattaaaggcgtgcaccaccaccgcctgtaGGCTTATATTTCAATGGTAGAACATTGTCTGTTATGTTCAAGATCCctggttcaatcctcagcaacacacacatacacacacacacacacacacacacacacacggaggggaggggtaggggagaggaaaggagaaaaagggggagagagggaaggagagagagaggaagaggagggagaagggagggggcaaATTGAGAAGTGCAGACCAGCAATGCCAGCTACTGGGGAGGATTAAAAGTTCAAAGCATGCCAggcggtgatggcacacacctttagtcccagcactaacagaggcaggcatatctctgtaagctcaaggccagcctggcctacagagtaagttctacaCCAGTTTGAATAATTTGGTAAATTGTCTCAAAGCTTAACAAGGCAGGGGGAGTGTAACTCAGTGATAGAGTCCTTGGTTGAGAAAAAGGgaaggccgggtggtggtggcgcatgcctttaatcccagcgcttgggaggcagaggaaggtagatctctgagttcaactgCAGTATGTTCCAGTGAGTTCTAGATTAACCAGGAAGGGTTacaatagtgagaccctgtctcaaaaaaaaaaaaaaaaaaaggaaggaaggaaagaagagggagaaaaaaacagagaaggaaaaagaaaacaagagaagggaaaggaaaagaagaaagaaaatgtgtgtagACACCATGATTTAAAAGTCATAGGGTCAGGGTTGGCAGAGGCAGCAGGTCTGGGTCGCAGGGGTTCTTGCCCTCAGTAGGAACATATTTTCATCACACACAAGGGTCTGTGTCCCATCAGGTTGTGGTGGAAGCCACAAtcaggcttgggggggggggcagggaagaCAATGCAGAAGAGGATAGGAAATGTGGACACAGGTTGGCAGGTGCCTAGGActgaagagaactgaagggctgGCCCCGTTTCCCTTTGACCTCCTCTCTGGCCCAGTACTCCACTGTCTTGTGGCTAAGTTTAGATCGGGGACTAGAGGTGTTAAGTAGGGAGGTTAGCAGGGTAAGTAGGAGGTGTTAAGTTAGGAGGTTAGTTAGGAGGGACAAGGTGTTATGACTTCAGACGAAAAGCTACTGCCTCACAGTTCTGCCTAATCCTCACACAGGCAATAACCAGATGAGAAGTGTCAGTGTTCAACTGCGGGGCATTGTGTGAGCTAAGGCTCCACTGTTTAATCATGGCTAAGCCACTTTAACCCTCGCAGCTTGTCTCTTTGTTGCTAAACAAGGACTATGTTCCAGGAGTTTCATAAAGATGAGATCATGGATGTCGAAGACCTTCATCAACTACCAAATACTATTTACATGGAAGTCTTTATGGATGCTAAGTGGGAGCTAGATTTTCGAAGTCAAGTCTGTCATTACCATTGCCTACCTGCCTCCGATATACTCAGAGATCAGTCGTCTGACAGGTGCCAGGCCTAGAGTCCTAGCAGCTGACTGTAGACAGACTGAGGGTAACACAGTGGCCACCTCGAGAGCAGGGTCTGGCCCTAACCTGGCAAACCATCCTGTCACCTTTATTCTTTCGGCAACTGCTTTCTGCTGAGACATTGTGACTTGCTCTACCAGCTTCCAGTCACCAATACCAGAGGCAGAACATGAGGACGAGGCAGCAATCTTAAATCAGCTTGGTGGTTGCTGTTTCTAGTTTTGTCTGCACTGAATCTACCCAATTGAAGGGGAGGAGCCTTGTCCCCCTCAAGGGACAGGGGTCAAACCACTGAACAAGACACCAAGAGGATCCAGGCCTCGTAGTGCACGACTGCCATCACagttacttgggaggcaggggaatcccaagttcaaagccagcctgcatTACAGAGTGACTTTCTAGCCAGTGTAGAAAATTAGTGAGGTGTGACCCCAAAAGTATAAGGGTtggggatagctcagtggtagaatgcttgtctagcatgcacaaggcttgATGTTTAACCCCCAGCACTGAAGGAGTCGGAGGGTGTGGCTTAAGACCAGGGCCACTCAAACTTCCTAAATTATGGTGGGTCTAAACTTCAGCAAGCACTGAACGTTTAAGGAGGTAGAATGCAGGCAGCAGTCCTGGAATTTGAAAGGCCTCTGTGCCACAGGACAGCCCACCCTGAGAGCCCAGAATCAAATTCCTGTCTCAAGCATCTTTTGGCTCAAAGGAATGGTGGGACTCTAGCACGTTCTTGCCTGTCTGGGCTGCTGGGCAGCAAGCTAATCTGGGTCCCAGTACCACAAGGTCAGAGGGTTGGAAAGCAGCTCCCAGGTGGGGGAAGCTGCAACAAGACCCATGCCCCCCATGGCCGACAGCAGGCCGTCTTTCACTTCCTGTGAGACTGACAGTTGGGGCCTAGGAGGTGTGGGACTCAAGCAGCCCCAGTGTGGTTATTTGTGCAGGCTCTTcttgcctcccctccccacaACTGTTTCCATTCTCAGCAGAGTCACATCCGGGTCATGTACACAGAACAGCGGCTGGGGCTTTCCAGGGGACTTCTGAAAAAGCCAGTGAAAGCTGAGGGGTTGGCTCCCCAGCCTAGGCCCTCTTGGGGAAACTTTCTTGTTCCCTCCAGGAGGTAAGTTCCAGCCCAACAGTTACTCTGACTATCCAAGGCCCTTTCCAAATGAAACTCACTGAAGAGCTCGCCAGTGATGGTGTTTTAGATGGCTGGGCTAGAGAACTCCTTCAACAGCTCGGGTTTGGGATTGAGGGTGATGTTCCCTCAGAGCTTGAGGGTGCGAGTGAACACACTCCTGGTGGAGACCCGTGAGTGGACGTGAGTAGCCTGGTCACTACCAGCTTGCTTTCCACAGGCTGGGACGACAAGCACAGGGTCAAGAGATAGCCACTGTGTCAGCAGATCTTCTTTCGCATCCTTTCTTTCTACAGGTGACAACTATCTGAGACAGAGCCTAGTGCAGATACTTCTGCTAGCAAGGTGGTGCTCCCCCAGCAGGAAGGTTCTGGGGACCACCCCAATGTTGACTAATTGTGAAGACGGTGTAAATGCTGAAGAATAGCAGAATAATCAGACAACAAACTTTACACATTACTCGTTAGTattatttggctttttgagaaGGGGTCTCACTTTGTATGTAGCCCAGACTTGACATAACCCCCAACCTCAGATTCTGGGTGCTGGGTTTCAGGCACGTGCCACAACTGGCCCTTTAGGTGAGCGacttacttttttattcttcatttcctATTTCACAGATGGAAACTATatggtaaatgttttattataaaaacaacattggCCAATGTGGCGTTACCCCTGGCTCCCTTCTTAGCCAGAGGAGGGCCTGTTTTccatggaaacacaaaaacccaGATCAAGACCCACCAGCCACTAAGGGTACTAAGGGGAATGTGAGCTCTGAGACTGGCAAAGGTACAGCAAGAGCAAAGAggagagacaaaggaagaaagagaagttaGAGTGTCAAGAGTAAAGGCAGAGCTTTGGATTACTTCAGAGGAGGGTGCACACCAGGTCTAGAGGACAGAACACTGATTTCCAGTCAGCACAGGAGAGCAGGTCTTCCCATGACACACCAGCAAGCACAGCAGAGCAGCCATACCCCCTCAAAGGCAGGCCAGAGAGAGGACGTCAGCTGAGCTGCCAGAGCTCACCAGGCAAGTGAGGCCTCACTgtgagagaaaaaggaacacaagGCACGGGCCTTAGTACCCCTTTAAGTATGTTCCAAAGGTTCATTTTATTGTCATTACACCAAAGTCCTGCCCAGAGACAAAGGCAAAACCCTGAACAGAGGTGGGAAATCAGCATCTTACTCTCCTGATACAGCCTCTGAGAATCCACCCAGACAGTTCACCCGTGGTCAGAGACAGTGAGATGACTGAAGGCCGGATGCGCTGCTTCCATGGAATCTGCTGATCCTGAGATGGAGGGCAGGGAGTCTTTGGGGTCCCACCTGTTTAGTTCCACAAGAAAACAAGTACAGAAGTAGAGAACAGATGCTATGGCCTGCACCTAGCTAGGTCTTTATCGCTGTATCTCTGGATTTGTAGGCCACTCCTCGACTTTTCAGCTCCCGCACAATTCCTAGGACAGAAAAACAGTCCCATTAGAGAGTCACAAGGATAAAGatggccccaccccacccctggtaCTGGAGCTGCCTATCACGTAAGATCCAGGCAAAGAGCTACTGGGACACAGGCTTCTGCTGGGCCTGGCAGATGCCCACTGCTGCTGTTACAACTGTTACCTTGGGGCAAGCGACCAGTGACTGACACAGCATATACACCTGGCTTAAAGTTACCTGAGGAAGAGAGGAGATTAAAATGGGAATGAGTTAAGACTGAAAACCAATAAAGAATTAAGTCAAAAATAGAAGAGAGGTAGGGTGCATGCAAGCGGTATAAAACATTCTATGGTGCACATATGGAGGTGAGAAGACAAtctgcagtcagttctctcctcccaacaTGTGGGTCCCCAAGAGCAGACTCATGTTAGCTAGTCTGgtgctgctgagccattttgccagccccaAGGCTTGGCTTTTCTCTACCCCCATCTTTCCCACCATGGCACCCTGCTGATTTACGACATCCTGCAGACCCTTAGGCACATTCTCAACACTGCACCGGCCAGGATAAGAAAGACACTTACTGACACGCTGCCACTTGGAGACCCAGCTATCCTCTGGACTCATCATCGCAATGATTCTAGAGAAGGAAGACGAAGAGTCAGCCTGAGCCTGCCCTGCTAGAGGGGGCTACTGAGTAAAGCAACAGCTCCAGGAGAGGCACCTGAGGAGAAAGTCACCGTGGGAAAGCTGGGACGCAGTTCTAACACTGGAAAGGAGCTGACTTAGGAAGGGAGTGACAAAGGCCTTTCAGTGTATGTCCCTGGACAACCAGTAAGAAGTGCTTTACTTGTGGGTGTCCAGCACTGATGACAACCAGTCTAATCACTAGGCATCTTGAACCTGGTGCAAAGGAATCCAAACAATGGATCCTTTCCTGGAAGGAGTCCCTTCCTTTAATGAGCTGTGCAGTCTCAAGCACAGTTGGAGACATTTCACAGATTTTCACCAGCAAGACTCAAGTTGAGATAGTGCATGCAAAGTACCTAGTACAGATACGGACAGAAGAGATGCCAAGTGTCCCTTCCATTCCATCAGTCCTTTGGCAGATAGCTCTACTTCCATAGGCTAAGGAGCAGAAAGCCTACTCAAGGGCTAGCAAGCCACTATGTGAGCAGGCAGGTGCTACGAGGAGCTATGGAGGTTATCTGTTAATCATCCAATCAATCAAATAGTTTTCTAGGTGCTGACACTGCTGACTGCCTCCTCCATGGCCGCCCCCATTTTCCTGGCAACAATGCTGACGTCCAGGAGTAGAAGAAGGGTAAGACAGCAAGTAGCTCTTCAGACTAATCCAGGGCGGGCAGTTACACAGGCTCTTCCCCCAGCTCTAGTACTTTCTCTGCTCTTCACAATCGACCTTCTcaataataatatttgaaatgccCTTTCTACCTGGTCTTAACCTCCTCTGAAATCCTATAGTTCTAGTCAGGCCTGACCAGGCAGCCTACAATTCCAGTTACTCTGGAGGCTAAAGTAGAAGATTTCAGTCCAAGGTCTATTTGGCCAACTTAAAAATaaccctgtttccaaaataaatttaaaaagagggtTGATCTATAATGCTGACAATTATAAAGATACAATCTACACTCAGCAGAATGGctctacaaacaaacaagaaagccagGAGTAATACACACCAATAATCCCAACACTCCGAGATAGAGGgaggtggttctctgtgagttcaaggccagccaggagacagagaaaccctgtctccataCCTCTCCCCCcccaactttttgtttgtttgtttgtttgttttttttcgagacagggtttctctgtgtagccctggctatcctggaactcactctgtggaccaggttggccttgaactcagaaatctgcctgcctctgcctcccaagtgctgggattaaaggcgtgcaccaccaccgcccagcccccCTCTAActttaaaaggaaggaaacttTTGGAAACTGAAGAGGCAGCTCGGTGATTAACAGCACAAACAGTTCTTcaagaggacccagcacccacacagggcaGGTctcactgcctgtaactctagctccaaggggaTCTGAGGactctggccttcttgggcactTGTATTCATGCgtacacagccatacacatatacataatttaaaaacaaagtatatctttaaaataatttttaaataggtTAAATTGGTAAGAATTCAACGTGACTCCTGCCTATATCTTACTGTGTAACTCTTAGCATCTCTCAAAGCAGCTAGCACAGGTGTTCCCTTATAGATGGGAGTGACTCCactttacattttgtgtttttagatGGGGTCCTCATGATGCAGCCAAGGGCTACCTGACACTTgtgtccccctgcctcagcttgaGAGCTAGGACTGAAGGCTGTATCAACACACCCAGCTTCATCAATCATCAACCTTGAACCGCTAGTGAAGAAACAAAGGGATGAGAATACAGGGATGTGCATTTGCACGCACAGGAACTGAAGGTTCCAAATCAGCATCTCTTTGCCCAatcttctattctcccctaaatGACGTCAGCTCCACCTTCATAGAACTTTAACAAACACTAGGCTTAAGCCCAGCTTATATGAGGATCTTTAACTGGCCTGCAGTCCAGAAAAAACTTAGCAATGCTGTTGCCTTGGGGAAAAAGACCGGACCACTCTTGCTTCTCTCATCctgttttattatcatttttctaGTTAACTTATTtgaggtgcatgtgtgcacacgtgcgcaTGCGCCCTGTCTCTCACATATGCATGCCAGGGTGAATGTGTTGAAGTCAGAAAACAATTCTAGGAACTTAGTTCTCTCCTGCAACCTTGAGGGATCCAGGGATTGAGGTCAAGGTTATCTGCCCTGCCATCAGGTATCTTAAACTGCTGAGATATCTAGCTGGTctcgtttgagacagggtctcctgtagctcaggctggcctcaaactcactatgtatctgaGGCTTGCTCTGAATCCCCAATTCTCTGGTGTCTCCCTCTCACATGATGGGATTATAGGTGCAAGCCACTGTATCGCTAAGATACT
The nucleotide sequence above comes from Arvicanthis niloticus isolate mArvNil1 chromosome 6, mArvNil1.pat.X, whole genome shotgun sequence. Encoded proteins:
- the Supt4h1 gene encoding transcription elongation factor SPT4; amino-acid sequence: MALETVPKDLRHLRACLLCSLVKTIDQFEYDGCDNCDAYLQMKGNREMVYDCTSSSFDGIIAMMSPEDSWVSKWQRVSNFKPGVYAVSVTGRLPQGIVRELKSRGVAYKSRDTAIKT